Part of the Tribolium castaneum strain GA2 chromosome 4, icTriCast1.1, whole genome shotgun sequence genome is shown below.
CAAGTCGTTCGCTTTGAATGtgcaataaagtttttttcgcGACTTCTTGCAACTGTGCTCGTGTGTTAGCGAcacctaaactgatacaactCAAGAGCAAATGTctggaataatatttaacaaggaTGTAGAAAAAAACGGGTATTAAATACCTCAATCCTTTCCCCTCGTTTTGGTGCATCCCTGATAACGCTTCATCCATTGgtgataataacaattttttcactttgggTAATTCGGGGggattacaaattaaaatactcTCGCCTGTCTCCCCCAAACCTGCTCTACCGGCACGACCTACCATTTGTTTGTATTTCGACAAACTGATAAACTCTCGACCAACGTATGGTTGTCTCAGAATGACTCTTTTGGCCGGTAAATTTACCCCAGCGGCCAGAGTTGACGTGCAACAAATTACTGAAATGACACCAGCCCTGAAGGCTTCCTCAATAACTCGGCGTTCCTCATTGGTTAAACCTTCAATaattattctcaaacttttttttctttaataattgcAATACCTGAATGATGATACGCGATGCCCAATTGAATTGACACGTTGAATATTTTACACAATGAACCACCTTCGTCTTTTAACGAGTGTTTGACTTGTTCCTTTTCCTCTTTTTTGTAATCCAACAaacttctaaataaaaattgctactTTTGGTCAACAAGCTCATAAAACTTACTTGTTCACAACCTTGCATAATAGCGAGGCCACGTTTTCGCAATTTTTCTTCGACgcacaaaaaatcaaacacgaGGCTTCTGGAACAACTTCCATGACTAAAGCGCCTAATTTATCCGGGTCAAGACTATTCATTCCACTTGATGGATACTACAATAATTCATTGAATAATACTACAAGACTGTAAAAATCATTACTTTGTGATCGATTTTCCTAACTACAGTTAACAACTCGTCTTTCGgactgtaattaatttttgccacTTCTGGCCCGCATTTTACATACTCGACGAGTTCGACGGGACGGAAATTTTGCGAATAAATATCAGCGTTGAGGAATTGGCACAAATCGTTCACATTTCCGATTGTAGCGCTCATCCCAACCACTTGTATGTTggctataatttttaattacttgaaaCCACAACAAAAAAGTGATAATACCGTTAGTgtacataatttttgtgaGGAGGGCCTCCAAAGTGGAGCCACGGCCTGGCTCCCCGACCAAGTGGAGCTCATCAACAACGATTAAACCAATCTCGTTAATACGATCAGTCTCAATAAGACTGTTCAACAACCCCAAAGCTTTCTCAATTGTTGCAATATAGATTGAATTTTTCCGTCGCCGCTTCCGCGGAGGGTATGTGCCTTTACTAGCGGCATACTCCTCAACTAGGAAGTCCAAAGCCACGGCAAAAGGTGATAAAGCCCAGACTTTTTCTTGAACAATTGCCACGTAAGGTAGGATAAATATCGCATTTTTTTTCCGACACATTATTTCCCGTAGCATCAAAATCTCAGCGACTAGGGTTTTACCCCCACTTGTGGGAAGCGCATAGATAAGGTTCCGGTGCTCTTTAATCGCCGGAAGATTCAAACACTCGTCTTGCCAGTCGTACAATTCATCAATGCCTTTGTACATTTTAATCAACTCTTTAACCCTCAAAGGCAAGCCGTAGAAAGGCCCAACTTCGGTAAACGTACCATTTTCTTCCCCAATCGTCTCACTTTTGGCTTTTTTCACCGGTATTACGTCTTTagtaatgtttgataaaagcACTTGCTTTAAGGCCGTAGCAAAACTCGCATTAATTCCAGACATTGTAATATCATTCTCAttctcattatttttatccgATTCTTGTTCCACTTTTTGCGTCCCGAAAAGTCCttccaaaattttcgaaatgtcTTTATCGACAGACTCAACATCTGAGCCCATTACGCTGACCGAATGTTCgatttggtcgaaaaatgaCTCCAATTCGTCGcgattattttcatttaaaacgtCTCCCAAATTCTCGCTTATTTTTGCACCCCAATTTTTCTCGCGCAAAATTGTGCTGTTCGTGTTACTCTCACTTATTATGGTCTCAATCTGGTTCAAGGCTTGACTGTTCTCAAACAGTTGAGTTAATTGAGTCAGTAATGGTTTTTTTGGTGATTCGTTTGGGTCATTTTTTGATCTGAGAGACAGTGGTGTTTTTTGTGAAGCATCAACAACTTTATGTAAGGAATTGTCGCTGGCTGAGCGCGTTGAAAGTGCCGTacttttattagttttatcaTTTAGTAGCTGAGTTAGATCAATATTATCAAATAAATCGTCATCAAGTGAACATTCCTCCAGTTTGCATTTCTTATCAGCGGCTATTTTTGCCTCGTTAGACAACCTTTTTTTAGTCCCGGTTTTGCAACCACTATGATTTTCCGGAGGTTTCTCACTTtgtactgtaaaaaaattattcatgatGTATAATTGGTTGCACAATcggtagaaaaaattattgaaattattttatcaattagAGGCGCTAATTCCATAATATAGACAAACGTAGAAACGCGTTGGGATATTAGTTattaccttttttattttttgaaagcgAGAGCACAGAGAACTTTTGACTTTTGTTTTGGGATAATTGTCCTCGGGGTGCTTGAGGAACTAGGAACTCTTCATTGTTGGGCTCTGTAGAAACTAAAATGACTATTATGGTAATCTGAATACAAATACAAAACCTGGAGGTATTCTTTTGTGGGGTTGCTTCAAGCTGTTCATTTTATCACCCTGAATATTAACCAATAACACTTTCacaaaattagtaatttatcAAATTGCACCTCTATTGCTACATTtatctattttatttaaaccatttaaatataaaatattaaacacaaaactgcaaataaaacaaattttcgaaatataacTTTTGACAGACAAATCTTGAACTTGACAATTGTTTCTTTTGCGCCGAGACGAACACGAGCCAATCACTGTAATTAATGCTACATGCTACAATGCTACTTTTGTAGTAGCATTGGGTTAGTAGATATTGTATcgtctttaaattttatttatttcaataaatattaatcattaattatttaatcagACTTTGGCGCTTGCTCGAATTCGCGCAATGTCAAACTGTAAATgtcaaagaaattttaaaagtcgTTCACAAAAATTCAACCTTGCTAAATATCCAAAAACGGGAAGATTATAAACACTCAACACATCCGTGCATTACATTAGGTATGTGTGGTTACAATTAACACGAATTCGTTGTAAATTACATATTTGAGCCAAGAGGTGGAATGTTCTAGAACTGATCATCGGTGGTGTTCTAGCACTTCAGAGTGGTTCAAGTGGTTGTGTATTTCCCTTGTGATCCTTATGGTCAAccagttgcattttaattacAGTAACCCGCCCATTATGGAAAATGAAGATAGTGAAACGGCCGACAGTGAGGAGGTCAAGTCACGGGCCGTTGTGAAGTATTCCGTTCCAAAACCGGCCCAATTCATTCGATTAAAATGTAACACCGACTTAAACCTACCCCCTTCAAATTGGTTGAGTAGTTCGGCCGATTCTTACGGCTTACAGCACGTTCTCTACCACCAGAAGGGATTTTCAAGGTTAGCTCTTGTCTTAAATTGTTCACTTGAGAAGTTTTCTATAGTTTCAGAATGGCCCACATGTTCCCTGACTGTGTGGGAGAAGTAGATGTGGTTTCGGATGcggaaaacataaaaaacctGCTTAAAATACCCTACTGCAAAAACCACATCAGTATGATGGTTCACAGAGTTGAAAACACTCTCCTACTTGATGATTTTGatatttacaaacatttaTTGAGAACCTCCGAAACTGAATGGAAGTGGCTCAAAGAGttctttttcgaaaatgtcaacCATGAGACTTACGAAGAGGACAAGAATATGTACATTAAAAATCGAAGACGGGAAACCTTACAACAGAAAAGTCTAGTTTCGAAATTTCTGTATCATAGTTTGGCCGAAGGTGATACTAATGAAAATACGTGTTATGAGGACCCGAAAACCCTTCCTGTACCTTTACACGGACCCCAATTGCCTGAACCTGTCTCCGCAACACCCGATCCCAAGCCCTTTGATCACAATTACAACAGAAATGTTGTTTGGACTTTTGAGGACATTGAAATGTTAATAGGTAcggtatttttgtaattttgcattttccttgaatcaaatttttttatatttttccagGTACGGATTTACCGATATTCGGTGGTGGCACCCACCCTTGCATCTCACTCCGTCTTCGAGACGTCAGTAAACCAATCAACGTGCTAACAGGCATCGATTATTGGCTAGACAATTTAATGTCAAACGTTCCCGAAGTCGTAATGTGTTACCACTTGAACGGCATCGTCCAAAAATACGAACTTATCAAAACCGAAGACTTACCCCGCTtagataattcaaaattttcccCTAAATTAATTCGAGACGTTGCTCAAAGCATTTTATCGTTTCTTAAGTCAAACGCGACCAAAGCCGGCCACACTTATTGGCTATTCAAGGGAAAAGACGAAGAGGTTGTGAAATTATACGACTTGACCTCACTTTGCTCAGAGAAAGATGTGGAAAATGGTCAAAATCCCTTCACTATACCTGTGGGTATGTTATTATACCGAGTAGCGCGTAATATGAAACATACATCGGATCGGCAACCCGGAACAATCCGGATGTTGCTTAAAAACTGTGTTAAGTTGCTACCGGAGGAAAAATACCCAGAAGTGGTCACGTCCTCGCACTATATGTTGGCCGATTTGTACGTCCCGGCAGGGACCAATCCCGAAGCGCCTGGTTTAGAGCAGGAAGTGGACGAAAATGATGAGTTTGACGATGACGATTTGATCGACGATAAAGACGATAAAGCTACGAAAATTCTCGTCTTGGATCAGAGTGATTCTAGGGagaaatttgttaattattacaaGTCGCCACCGCCGATTACGGGAACTGTGGAAGAGCGGTGTCTACAAGCTGTACAGCATGTGGCAACCGGGCTTAATTGCTTGCAATACTTCCAACAACACCAAACTAGTGCTAGTGGTAAAAAAACAGCCGAAGAGGAGGAAGTTCCTGTTGCCAAGCCTTTTGAACCGATTCCAATGCCGTACGGGAAGCTTGATTCAAATGATGgtcaaaagaaacaaaaaaagaaagacaaaaaaaagaagaacgAGAAAAAGAGTGAAAATGCCCTACTTTTGAAAAACAACACTCAGCCTTTGCCGACTTGGCAAAACGGGACGGGAAATATCTCATGGAAGGACCATCTCAAGACTTTACTTTATGAAAAAGCGGTCTTGGTTTATGCAATTTTGTCGGAACAACATTTCGGTGGCCGAAATTACGGTAACAGTTTGAGGACGATTGGTTTGTTGGCTAGATGTCAGTTGGTGATGAACCGCCTCCTTTACAATTCCAACGCCTTGAAGGAGAATTGTTTGCTGGGCAGAGCCGGCGATTGTTGCATTATGATGATCCAAAACTGGGATAAAGTCGATAGTTACCGCCAGCAATTCCAAAACAATTCCGAGGAAGATTTAAAATTGATGGAACAGCTCGAAAAAGACGAGCAATTGTACAACATCCACATCGGCGAGTCGAACATGAAGTGCGTTTTCATTTACGATATTCGCACAATCGAGCAAATTCTTCTCAAAGGTGTGGAGTGTTACGAAGTGGCGTTAAAATCAAGCGAAAATGATAGTATTTTACGGCGGTTGGGTAACGGTTTAAATGAAGTCGCCtcgttttatttgaataaagcCAAGTCGGCTAAAACGAGCGATCTTACTGTGGAAATGTGCAAAAAAGCTGAACCGTACTTAACGAGAGGTTTGATTGTTTTCGAAAAGGTTAAAGATGAGGCGAATGTTGCACTTTTGTACACAAATATGGGTCACATGCATCGACTTTTAGCACATGCTAATACGCCGGAAAACCGGGGCGAGTTGAGTCAAAAAGAAAAGTTGCACTATAATAAggcatttattaattataagaaGGCGTTGCAAGTTTTGGGGGATCGGAAACACTGTCCTGGGATTTGGGATGCTGTTAGGTGGGAGCTCTCGACTGCGTTTTTCAATATGGGGACGATTATGCACGAAAATCCGCCCTCTAATATCGTAAGTGTGACAGCTGTTATCCAATAATATGTTTTTTGATTAGAAATGAGAGtggtttgttttttgaaattattcttCAGGCAGTTAAAAACTTCTAAATGAgttcatttttgcttttttcgatCGTCTGAACATATTTTTCAGTCGCAGACGccattattttgaatttttctagtCGAAAGCCGAGGCGGAAAAGGAGGTGATTGAAGTGTTGCAAAAAGCGCTCCTTTATTGCGACTTTGACGAAGCAAATCCCAAGTATCCGCTGTATCAATACCGCGCAGCGATGATTCATTATCGGATTGGTTGTCTTTATCACAGTCACATCTGGACGGCTGAATCCGATTCGACAAACAGAAAAAACATTATACAATTAGCGAAGATTAATTACGAGAAAGCTTCCAAATATTATCTCCTCGCTTCGGATGCAATTAGTTACTTTACGTCGCAAATGCAAAGAGTGGCACTGTTTGAGTATCTCGGAGATAGTGAGTTGGATTATTGTGGAGGTCTGGTCTTGTATTAATCGCATTTGTTTGCAGCTGCTAATGCGCCGAATATCAAGATTAAACATCTGCAGTACTGTTTGAGTGTGTTTATTGAGATCAATGATATGGTTAAGCTTGTGGTTGAGAAGAAAGTCGAGGTGCCGGAGGATTCAGATGGGGAGAAAGAAGGCTTTAAAAGTTGTTACGCTTTGCTGAATCTCATAAAGCAACGATTACAACACGTACTTAAAATGCTGGTCAAGTTATGTTTGACCAAACCTCCAGTTAACAAAGACTGTCCGAAATTAGGGGAAGTTTACAAAAGTTGTTACATGGTAACGTTTGACTTGAAAGATGGAGTCACACGTGATGAGTTTGTGGAAAAATTGCACATTGTTCTTACACAAATTTGCGACAAGATCGCCGagtttaacaaaactttggaTTAACTgaccctgtattttatttttcgttatGATTGTTAAGTCCaaacttgtttaaatattgaagTGATTGCGGAAAAATCCAATCAGCTTCGGTATTAGaataaatacttgtttttGTACCTGTTGCGTGTACGTTAAGTTGGTCAGTcgtttttgtattgtttttttttaccattCCTGTCTCATATTTTAGCGAGACTTTATTGCATTATTGCGTTGCTCGAAACGTCAGTGAATATGTGATCTAATCAAACTCGTGGTTGATTCAATCTACTTTTCTGTGATAGGTCAGTGTATTctataataaactatttttatgcgttcatatttatttttttctacaaccaATAAAATGCCTGCCTGCTTTCCCGTTATTTATTCCCGATCATTTCCCGATTTACactcgtttttaaaaaattaattattcaacATTAATGCTTTCATGCTTTggtatataaataattattcagcTAATTAGTAAAACTATGGCTTGTATGCGAAATTGGCTTCAAATACTAGTTATTTGACCAACTcctaaacccaaaaattaatttaaaaacgaaatttaCCAGATTTCAACGATCAGTGTgtcaataaaacaaactaaagaccctaacttaatttaaattaattaaacccaGTCTTTACCAAGATGTTTCAATGGAAAATTCCTCTTGCATGTCTCTTATGCATTTGCTTGGCTTACTGTGAGATAACAGTAGACGTGAAAGGTGTTACGAAAAAGTTCGACCACTTTTGGGAAAGTACAGGTTTATGGTAAATAAAAACGTGCCTAAAGGCCAGCCTGACCCCGATTTTTAGCCCACCTGatcctaaagacaaaatttatgaatttctACAAAGTGACgacgaaaaattcaatttagcATTAATCGGGGCTTTGCCTAATCAAGGAATAAAACAAGTACGAATTCACTGgttgttaaatttaattttgactgGGTGAGTTATCTCttacatatttgtttttaCACCTATACGTACAAGTCCTCTGATAGCCGTGATCGTCTAGTGGTTAGGACCCTACGTTGTGGCCGTAGTAACCCAGGTTCGAATCCTGGTCACGGCAATGTGCAAACATTGTCACGGTAGAggcttttttttaacttttttcaatcAATTCAAGGCCCCATGGTTACAATTTTACGTATTTGGACAATTTGCTGGGTTTTTTAACCGATCGTGGGTTAAAACCACGGTTTGAGTTGATGGGATCGAGCGAATTTTTAAAGTCTGGTGAACAATTTTGGAGAGATTTGGTTCATGAAATTGCAAGCCGATACATTGGTGTGTAAACTAATTGTTcaagttttttgcaatttcatttaatattcTACTGTTCAGGCAAGTTTGGTGCAAATGAAGTTGCGAGTTGGAAGTTTGAGTTGTGGAACGAGCCCGACTTGAAAaactacaatattttaaagtttGCTCTTCCAGGTGCATTAACCCGTGCTGTTTCCGGTTTAATGCCTAATTTTGTAGAGTATTTGTCGTATGTGGCGGGTTGTGCGGAAGGGTTGAGGGTTGCGTTCGATGGTAGAGGCGTGTCAGCGAGTTTGGGAGGACCTGCGGGGTTATTTAGAGAAGAAAACCACCCCCTCTGTTGGGGTCTTTTACAAGCCTGCTCTGCGAATTCCCACTGCCCCATACAATTCATTTCTTTTCACAGAAAGGGTGGCGGCACTGCCGAGGGAGTTTTAAATGGAACTTTAGAGTTATTGGATTTGCTACACAATAAGTTTCCCAATCTTGCTGAAATGCCAATAGCAAATGAGTGAGTAAACTTAAACTTCGCCGGCTAATGgcattaatttgaaaaaagagCGACACTTTTTGCAAATCCTTCATTAGCGAAGTTTTGTTTCCTTTTCCAACAACAATATCAGCAATTCGACTGCCGTCCGATAAATTGACACAACTAATTCCGAACAAAggagaaaagacaaaaaacgaCCCACTTGTATCAATTTCGGGAAACTGTAATACACGTGTTGCAAAATGTATTAATTACTATGGGCTAGATTACAAATATCTGTGTTTAGACCAGGGGCTTGTAATTAGCTGATGATTGTAATTGCTGCAGTTTCGCGTGATTAATGTTATCGCTAATCTGGTTTATCTTCAGGGGATTCAGTTTAGTGTTGTGCTTCTCGTACGTACAACTTCAAATATTACACAGAAATGTAATCTAATTAGTTTATCAATAAAAGACGAAACCCAACAGGAAGTTAATTTATCGGGGGCAAATTTACTTTGATCTTAATGTAAAGCGACTGTTTTGTTTGCTAACTATAACTAACTTGTCAAATACACGAGGCCAGATATATCAAACGACTTGGCTATTAAAATGCTACTATTATCGGTTAGGacgcgtttttattttttacaacttttgctgtcccgtccgttatcgcaaacataaaatgttgtttttatttcttacgttataaataaaaccaagaatttttaatttccactggttaattttaatattgttaacgtctttaatgattaaaacaataaattttttagagcactattttcacacacaagatttttttgtcccgtccgtcatgtgtaaattaatcagaagtcaCATTGCACATTTCCTTACTCTAATAGAATTTTAACACGAATGCtcaacgataaaaatgtgagaTCTTTTtcgtgtcccgtccgtcatcaatttgtattttttttctgttcgtatttcaaatttaaaaaatgtggctcTAATTGTAGGTTCTACTAATAATGTtcgtaaaaactaaaaaaaaaatctaaaaatttgtgtccCATCCGTTAAAATAGAATGGCTGAAAAATCGAAATATTACTTAATTTTCTAAAGTTTTGCCTgttgttctttatttttttaataaaaatacttggTTACTTTTCCAATTTCCGTTTCTTTATGGCAGTTGCATGTGAGAGTGCAGGCGTAGCGAATAAATTTCGGTGAATAATCTTGAAGATAATCGATTGGAATTTATAGCGAGTCGGACATCATAACCACTTGGTCCGATAGCTGGGAGTGGCGAGGAGATGCAAGATATGCAGCGATGGTGGTGAAAGTAATAGCCGAACACTATAAATCATTGACTTTGtctagaaaattgaaaatagaaTTGTTAAGCTTCGATAACGGCTTCCTAAATTACCACCCATTCTATTTCACACAAAGAACCCTGTTTGCGCGGTATGATTAgtgttttcatttttacgTTCCCAAATCTTTTTTAATCAGATTTCAGATGAATCACACCGATCCCCCTCACAgccaatttattaaaaagccGGTGTATGTGGCGATGGGCCTGTTGGCCCTTCTTGGGGACGAATATTTGGCCGGAGGATGTgattcaaacgattctatgttAACCGTCCTGGCTACCAGGACATCGGATATCAATCAATCAAATGTGGGAATCCTTGTAGCGTATGCCGACAGTGACGAGGTCAATATTGAAACTATCAAATCCGTCAGGCTTCGTATTAATAATCTATCGATCGGCAGCagatttgttgtttatttactGGATAATATCCTAACTAATCCCTACAGATTCTGGCATGAGCTGGGAAGGCCCGTTTTTCCGCCTAAATTCCTCCGACAGCAGCTCAGAGAACACGAGGTAAACGTTCGTCTCTTTTCCAGCcaatattacattatttgaACTAAATTTAATCATGAATTTATTGAAACAGCGCAAGTCGTGTTTCAATAGTGGAACTAATTATTCTGAACTAAAAGTTAGCCAACTTTCATAAAGTCTGTAAACCTTCACAGAACTTATAATTTAAGACACTTGCATTTGATTCAATTACATAATGTATTCGAAATTTATGTCGGCGAGGTTCAGCACGCGAACCTCCGACTGCATTACAATAAATTCAGACCGTATTTGCatgtaaataatttcgaaaagtTACTTTTATTGGCACTCaaataaaaagataattattttggagcataattgtttcaaaacttgAACTTTCTTACATAACGGGCACAAAGTAGCTCGTGAACGGCAAGTTCTGATGAGGAATTTATAGCACATTAAAGAAGTTCTAATGACCGACTCGACATCCGTCTATTTGTATTTAGAGCGCTCTTGTGATATCACCAGAGACCGGATTTTAAAAAACCTTTCTTCAaggcaatttttaaaacttgaaataaatttgtttttttttaaatgaaaatatttgacacccttttttccctaaattcctaaattaatttgtcGTATCCTCACCttcctaatttaaaataagatactttctcaatttttttattagtacgtgcatttactttaaaaataatattttatctaATCAATGTTCTTACTTTGCAGTTTCACagctttttaattataattcttTCAGTCATTTGGatctacagaattttaatttattgttttttttatttttttttggattccAGTTCTTAAGTTTTTAACCTTTTCAGTCGCATAGTACTTCagtgacaatatttttttaatttttgtttttatagcTTCTCAGCATTAAAGTTaatgaaatttcaaattttttattacggcATTAATTGAATCCTGGTGATAAATTTGTGCCAGTGATTCATCCCAATAACTACCAATATTGTAGATATTTGAACGTATTTTGTGAAtagttttaaatgaaaatgatgAAAAGACATGCCGAAGCTTTGTCCGCTTGTATTTGTTTACTTGATTGGAATTTAATATGTTTTGCCGACTCTTGGTCTGTGCCCCGTATTGGCGCATAAATGGAACCGTGAATTTTTCAGATTCCGCTATggaatgaatttatttttcattaggGTCCATATCGCCTATTTGTGCCGACGAGCGTTTCAACAGCAAACCTCAATATCGCTCTTAATTTAACCGTCCCCAGCGTGGCATTGATACATATTTGTTCAAAACCATCAGCAAATCCTGGCCCTGTgacaaaattatcaatttccAACGTAACacgaaatgaaattttattaacttggAGCGACGCTAAAATTGATACAAAGTGAGTACTAAGcagtatttatgatttttcaGGACGTGAGTTATAATATTCGAGTTTCCGTCTGTTTGCTAAATAATAGTGCTTTAACTTTCAACTTTGGCCATTGAAAAGTCCGAAAATTGCCCGAATAATTCTTGgctttgttttcttcttttgcgTAATGTGTTTCAGGTGTATCCGCACGTACGAAGTGGAATTCGAGGCGAAATGCGCCAACAGCTTGCGTTTCGAACGAGTGAATACAAATGATGTAATATTTCTTTCCTATCATCATGCACCGACAGGTAAATGATGCTGAAACTATTTCATTAACCACGAAACGCATTAATTAGCCCGGCATGACGCACTTGCTTGTGACAGATACTTATCAGTGCTCACCCGACTTAATCAAACGATAACGCTTCCAACCTGAAACAATACTAAATAATGAATAGAGGctgagttattttttaattttgaaacgtgGGAGCTTTCAAGCCCGTGGAAAACTTCAAGCTTTTCCATTTCTGGCAAAGAGTATCGGTCCATTACCAGTTCCTTACAATCACAAGCTTTATAAACAAAACTCAAGTGTCTGTTCAATGTCTTGAATCAATATCGAGGATTCGTCCTGTGATGGGGTTTCATGGAAATGGGTGATACGACTAGGCATAGCGTTCGAGTTGCAAAGCCCGTAAAGTAAGTGGAGTTTATTTTACGAGAGGTTTATTTCAGGTGATGGAGCGTGTGAGACGACCATCGGCAGGTACCGAGTTCGTGCAGTGGACTATTGGGACCAGCCGGGGATCTATTCCGAAATCGTTTCCTTCCCTTAACTACGCTACATAAAATGTTAAACGCTTACAAACGCTCGACCCATTAGGGAAATTATATCTTTAGCCAAATAAACGCTTTTATCTGATCctcgcccggcgcatccaccatttttacacgacacaatttgttaaatgtttgattattttgcaacggaatgttattttttatattatcaaCTAATTTGTACACGACTTTCGTCGAACCTTGAAACTTGGCCACGTTGAATTGTTTAAGTCTTCGTAAACAAAGCgaccataaaattttatggccAACTCCACAACTCttgattaaagtaaatttaatatatGCTTGTAGAATAAATTTGCGATAAAGTTATTCGTAAGTCATGCTGTAGCACACATTTTATAGCAGCAAGCGgcaaaagtttaaattttttactacacCAAAGTAATGCTCCGAAATCTAGAAAACCCATCACCTGGTGCACTGGTCTTATTACTGTGCGGCatgattataaatttttatgtcacaaacttttttcttattgcttaCTGTTTCTTTGTAGTTTTTTCTCTTACATATTTTCCATTGAAGTTATTTaaccaaaacaattttt
Proteins encoded:
- the LOC661790 gene encoding erythroid differentiation-related factor 1, whose product is MENEDSETADSEEVKSRAVVKYSVPKPAQFIRLKCNTDLNLPPSNWLSSSADSYGLQHVLYHQKGFSSFRMAHMFPDCVGEVDVVSDAENIKNLLKIPYCKNHISMMVHRVENTLLLDDFDIYKHLLRTSETEWKWLKEFFFENVNHETYEEDKNMYIKNRRRETLQQKSLVSKFLYHSLAEGDTNENTCYEDPKTLPVPLHGPQLPEPVSATPDPKPFDHNYNRNVVWTFEDIEMLIGTDLPIFGGGTHPCISLRLRDVSKPINVLTGIDYWLDNLMSNVPEVVMCYHLNGIVQKYELIKTEDLPRLDNSKFSPKLIRDVAQSILSFLKSNATKAGHTYWLFKGKDEEVVKLYDLTSLCSEKDVENGQNPFTIPVGMLLYRVARNMKHTSDRQPGTIRMLLKNCVKLLPEEKYPEVVTSSHYMLADLYVPAGTNPEAPGLEQEVDENDEFDDDDLIDDKDDKATKILVLDQSDSREKFVNYYKSPPPITGTVEERCLQAVQHVATGLNCLQYFQQHQTSASGKKTAEEEEVPVAKPFEPIPMPYGKLDSNDGQKKQKKKDKKKKNEKKSENALLLKNNTQPLPTWQNGTGNISWKDHLKTLLYEKAVLVYAILSEQHFGGRNYGNSLRTIGLLARCQLVMNRLLYNSNALKENCLLGRAGDCCIMMIQNWDKVDSYRQQFQNNSEEDLKLMEQLEKDEQLYNIHIGESNMKCVFIYDIRTIEQILLKGVECYEVALKSSENDSILRRLGNGLNEVASFYLNKAKSAKTSDLTVEMCKKAEPYLTRGLIVFEKVKDEANVALLYTNMGHMHRLLAHANTPENRGELSQKEKLHYNKAFINYKKALQVLGDRKHCPGIWDAVRWELSTAFFNMGTIMHENPPSNISKAEAEKEVIEVLQKALLYCDFDEANPKYPLYQYRAAMIHYRIGCLYHSHIWTAESDSTNRKNIIQLAKINYEKASKYYLLASDAISYFTSQMQRVALFEYLGDTANAPNIKIKHLQYCLSVFIEINDMVKLVVEKKVEVPEDSDGEKEGFKSCYALLNLIKQRLQHVLKMLVKLCLTKPPVNKDCPKLGEVYKSCYMVTFDLKDGVTRDEFVEKLHIVLTQICDKIAEFNKTLD
- the Idua gene encoding alpha-L-iduronidase; translation: MFQWKIPLACLLCICLAYCEITVDVKGVTKKFDHFWESTGLCPPDPKDKIYEFLQSDDEKFNLALIGALPNQGIKQVRIHWLLNLILTGPHGYNFTYLDNLLGFLTDRGLKPRFELMGSSEFLKSGEQFWRDLVHEIASRYIGKFGANEVASWKFELWNEPDLKNYNILKFALPEYLSYVAGCAEGLRVAFDGRGVSASLGGPAGLFREENHPLCWGLLQACSANSHCPIQFISFHRKGGGTAEGVLNGTLELLDLLHNKFPNLAEMPIANDESDIITTWSDSWEWRGDARYAAMVVKVIAEHYKSLTLSRKLKIELLSFDNGFLNYHPFYFTQRTLFARFQMNHTDPPHSQFIKKPVYVAMGLLALLGDEYLAGGCDSNDSMLTVLATRTSDINQSNVGILVAYADSDEVNIETIKSVRLRINNLSIGSRFVVYLLDNILTNPYRFWHELGRPVFPPKFLRQQLREHEGPYRLFVPTSVSTANLNIALNLTVPSVALIHICSKPSANPGPVTKLSISNVTRNEILLTWSDAKIDTKCIRTYEVEFEAKCANSLRFERVNTNDVIFLSYHHAPTGDGACETTIGRYRVRAVDYWDQPGIYSEIVSFP